From the Drosophila suzukii chromosome 2 unlocalized genomic scaffold, CBGP_Dsuzu_IsoJpt1.0 scf_2c, whole genome shotgun sequence genome, one window contains:
- the LOC108014610 gene encoding uncharacterized protein isoform X2: MNAVSRGPKNKKFDLWLCWCRSGWKPKFKNGKKTQKPRQKRLQEFTSEEKVRLIQAVEERPVLWDLTHKKHFHAVFIKRTWEEIALVMDKDYNGCKLAWKSLRDSLKYHNKVRKQKSGSAGGDLVEKPSGKECAEWEFAPYMDFLPDVSSQRRTTSSGILDEISIEDWTLDSTTISYSAAEAELEAVLEDEVPEELYTYGGRKQPPPKKRKLNGDGSPAVAMCNMLGEFLQHQRANTTLSRPILTYWDGELNAMRLEDAARVEKKMTQLLWDEKESLYY, encoded by the exons atgaacgccgttagccgcggcccaaagaataagaaatttgatCTTTGGCTGTGTTGGTGCAGAAGCGGGTGGAAACCGAAAttcaaaaatggaaaaaaaactCAAAAACCACGCCAAAAACGCCTTCAGGAGTTTACTTCTGAAGAAAAAGTGCGCTTAATACAAGCTGTGGAGGAGCGCCCAGTGTTGTGGGACTTGACCCACAAAAAGCATTTCCATGCTGTGTTTATAAAGAGAACCTGGGAGGAGATTGCGCTAGTCATGGACAAAGATT ATAATGGTTGCAAGCTGGCTTGGAAGTCCCTGCGGGACAGCCTTAAGTACCACAACAAGGTCAGGAAGCAGAAGAGTggaagtgctggaggagatctaGTGGAGAAGCCCAGCGGAAAGGAGTGTGCCGAGTGGGAATTCGCTCCGTACATGGACTTCTTGCCGGACGTGTCTTCGCAAAGAAG aaccaccagtaGTGGGATCTTAGACGAGATCTCTATTGAAGACTGGACACTGGACTCCACCACCATCAGCTATTCTGCAGCTGAAGCGGAGCTGGAGGCCGTGCTAGAGGATGAGGTACCCGAGGAATTATATACCTAC GGAGGAAGAAAACAGCCACCCCCAAAGAAGCGAAAGCTGAATGGTGATGGCTCACCAGCCGTGGCCATGTGTAACATGCTGGGGGAATTCCTTCAGCATCAGCGGGCCAACACCACTCTATCAAGGCCCATATTGACCTATTGGGACGGGGAGCTGAACGCCATGCGTCTGGAAGATGCTGCCAGGGTGGAGAAGAAGATGACACAGCTTCtgtgggacgaaaaagaatCCCTATATTACTAA
- the LOC108014610 gene encoding uncharacterized protein isoform X1 — protein sequence MNAVSRGPKNKKFDLWLCWCRSGWKPKFKNGKKTQKPRQKRLQEFTSEEKVRLIQAVEERPVLWDLTHKKHFHAVFIKRTWEEIALVMDKDYNGCKLAWKSLRDSLKYHNKVRKQKSGSAGGDLVEKPSGKECAEWEFAPYMDFLPDVSSQRSRTTSSGILDEISIEDWTLDSTTISYSAAEAELEAVLEDEVPEELYTYGGRKQPPPKKRKLNGDGSPAVAMCNMLGEFLQHQRANTTLSRPILTYWDGELNAMRLEDAARVEKKMTQLLWDEKESLYY from the exons atgaacgccgttagccgcggcccaaagaataagaaatttgatCTTTGGCTGTGTTGGTGCAGAAGCGGGTGGAAACCGAAAttcaaaaatggaaaaaaaactCAAAAACCACGCCAAAAACGCCTTCAGGAGTTTACTTCTGAAGAAAAAGTGCGCTTAATACAAGCTGTGGAGGAGCGCCCAGTGTTGTGGGACTTGACCCACAAAAAGCATTTCCATGCTGTGTTTATAAAGAGAACCTGGGAGGAGATTGCGCTAGTCATGGACAAAGATT ATAATGGTTGCAAGCTGGCTTGGAAGTCCCTGCGGGACAGCCTTAAGTACCACAACAAGGTCAGGAAGCAGAAGAGTggaagtgctggaggagatctaGTGGAGAAGCCCAGCGGAAAGGAGTGTGCCGAGTGGGAATTCGCTCCGTACATGGACTTCTTGCCGGACGTGTCTTCGCAAAGAAG cagaaccaccagtaGTGGGATCTTAGACGAGATCTCTATTGAAGACTGGACACTGGACTCCACCACCATCAGCTATTCTGCAGCTGAAGCGGAGCTGGAGGCCGTGCTAGAGGATGAGGTACCCGAGGAATTATATACCTAC GGAGGAAGAAAACAGCCACCCCCAAAGAAGCGAAAGCTGAATGGTGATGGCTCACCAGCCGTGGCCATGTGTAACATGCTGGGGGAATTCCTTCAGCATCAGCGGGCCAACACCACTCTATCAAGGCCCATATTGACCTATTGGGACGGGGAGCTGAACGCCATGCGTCTGGAAGATGCTGCCAGGGTGGAGAAGAAGATGACACAGCTTCtgtgggacgaaaaagaatCCCTATATTACTAA
- the LOC139354092 gene encoding uncharacterized protein isoform X1, whose translation MWKTKDSSFTFAVGMAMCIAAAEQEEAEKRTQRRKYWVSPYLKERSFKGRYASDFQNLVNTPSMFFENFHMPESSFNALFGLVEQHLIPKRNTRPDAIPLKAKLAIVLEFLASGDLQRHVGSTYRISKQHFGVILDQVCTAIWTALQGEFPKWTTDNMLRWAKDFEDEWNFPNCLGAVDGKHVAIKAPTNSGSLFYNYKKPVRFLNAFSHSTLGKRLLLDELPFPEDKVINGNRTPYFIIGDDAFPLHKRIMKPYSGKDLHRKERIFNYRLSRARRCELRMHLEFLVHGGWLCNALC comes from the exons ATGTGGAAGACCAAGGACTCAAGCTTTACCTTTGCAGTAGGCATGGCGATGTGCATTGCCGCAGCAGAGCAGGAGGAGGCGGAAAAAAGGACACAGAGGCGGAAATATTGGGTGAGCCCGTATCTCAAGGAACGCTCGTTTAAAGGCCGCTATGCTTCAGAC TTTCAGAACTTGGTTAACACCCCATCCATGTTCTTCGAGAACTTTCACATGCCGGAAAGCAGCTTCAACGCACTCTTTGGATTGGTGGAGCAACACCTTATCCCCAAAAGGAACACCCGGCCAGATGCCATACCGCTAAAAGCGAAGTTGGCCATCGTTTTGGa ATTTCTTGCTTCTGGAGATCTGCAACGCCATGTTGGATCCACTTATCGGATCAGCAAGCAACATTTCGGTGTCATCCTCGACCAGGTTTGCACAGCAATTTGGACTGCGTTGCAAGGGGAATTTCCGAAGTGGACCACCGATAACATGCTGAGGTGGGCGAAAGACTTTGAAGACGAATGGAACTTTCCAAACTGTCTTGGTGCCGTCGACGGGAAGCATGTGGCGATAAAGGCCCCCACTAATAGCGGAAGCCTTTTTTACAATTATAAG AAGCCGGTGCGCTTTTTGAACGCTTTTTCGCACAGTACTCTTGGAAAACGCCTACTTCTGGATGAGCTGCCGTTTCCAGAGGACAAAGTGATAAACGGGAACCGAACTCCCTACTTCATAATCGGCGATGATGCGTTTCCCCTTCATAAGCGCATTATGAAGCCATACAGTGGAAAGGACCTGCATCGAAAGGAGCGCATTTTCAACTATAGGCTGAGTCGTGCTCGCCGTTGCGAATTGAGAATGCATTTGGAATTTTTAGTGCACGGTGGATGGCTGTGCAACGCACTTTGCTGA
- the LOC139354092 gene encoding uncharacterized protein isoform X2, producing MSSIGYFVGMAMCIAAAEQEEAEKRTQRRKYWVSPYLKERSFKGRYASDFQNLVNTPSMFFENFHMPESSFNALFGLVEQHLIPKRNTRPDAIPLKAKLAIVLEFLASGDLQRHVGSTYRISKQHFGVILDQVCTAIWTALQGEFPKWTTDNMLRWAKDFEDEWNFPNCLGAVDGKHVAIKAPTNSGSLFYNYKKPVRFLNAFSHSTLGKRLLLDELPFPEDKVINGNRTPYFIIGDDAFPLHKRIMKPYSGKDLHRKERIFNYRLSRARRCELRMHLEFLVHGGWLCNALC from the exons ATGAGCAGCATCGGTTACTTCG TAGGCATGGCGATGTGCATTGCCGCAGCAGAGCAGGAGGAGGCGGAAAAAAGGACACAGAGGCGGAAATATTGGGTGAGCCCGTATCTCAAGGAACGCTCGTTTAAAGGCCGCTATGCTTCAGAC TTTCAGAACTTGGTTAACACCCCATCCATGTTCTTCGAGAACTTTCACATGCCGGAAAGCAGCTTCAACGCACTCTTTGGATTGGTGGAGCAACACCTTATCCCCAAAAGGAACACCCGGCCAGATGCCATACCGCTAAAAGCGAAGTTGGCCATCGTTTTGGa ATTTCTTGCTTCTGGAGATCTGCAACGCCATGTTGGATCCACTTATCGGATCAGCAAGCAACATTTCGGTGTCATCCTCGACCAGGTTTGCACAGCAATTTGGACTGCGTTGCAAGGGGAATTTCCGAAGTGGACCACCGATAACATGCTGAGGTGGGCGAAAGACTTTGAAGACGAATGGAACTTTCCAAACTGTCTTGGTGCCGTCGACGGGAAGCATGTGGCGATAAAGGCCCCCACTAATAGCGGAAGCCTTTTTTACAATTATAAG AAGCCGGTGCGCTTTTTGAACGCTTTTTCGCACAGTACTCTTGGAAAACGCCTACTTCTGGATGAGCTGCCGTTTCCAGAGGACAAAGTGATAAACGGGAACCGAACTCCCTACTTCATAATCGGCGATGATGCGTTTCCCCTTCATAAGCGCATTATGAAGCCATACAGTGGAAAGGACCTGCATCGAAAGGAGCGCATTTTCAACTATAGGCTGAGTCGTGCTCGCCGTTGCGAATTGAGAATGCATTTGGAATTTTTAGTGCACGGTGGATGGCTGTGCAACGCACTTTGCTGA
- the LOC139354092 gene encoding uncharacterized protein isoform X3 has protein sequence MAMCIAAAEQEEAEKRTQRRKYWVSPYLKERSFKGRYASDFQNLVNTPSMFFENFHMPESSFNALFGLVEQHLIPKRNTRPDAIPLKAKLAIVLEFLASGDLQRHVGSTYRISKQHFGVILDQVCTAIWTALQGEFPKWTTDNMLRWAKDFEDEWNFPNCLGAVDGKHVAIKAPTNSGSLFYNYKKPVRFLNAFSHSTLGKRLLLDELPFPEDKVINGNRTPYFIIGDDAFPLHKRIMKPYSGKDLHRKERIFNYRLSRARRCELRMHLEFLVHGGWLCNALC, from the exons ATGGCGATGTGCATTGCCGCAGCAGAGCAGGAGGAGGCGGAAAAAAGGACACAGAGGCGGAAATATTGGGTGAGCCCGTATCTCAAGGAACGCTCGTTTAAAGGCCGCTATGCTTCAGAC TTTCAGAACTTGGTTAACACCCCATCCATGTTCTTCGAGAACTTTCACATGCCGGAAAGCAGCTTCAACGCACTCTTTGGATTGGTGGAGCAACACCTTATCCCCAAAAGGAACACCCGGCCAGATGCCATACCGCTAAAAGCGAAGTTGGCCATCGTTTTGGa ATTTCTTGCTTCTGGAGATCTGCAACGCCATGTTGGATCCACTTATCGGATCAGCAAGCAACATTTCGGTGTCATCCTCGACCAGGTTTGCACAGCAATTTGGACTGCGTTGCAAGGGGAATTTCCGAAGTGGACCACCGATAACATGCTGAGGTGGGCGAAAGACTTTGAAGACGAATGGAACTTTCCAAACTGTCTTGGTGCCGTCGACGGGAAGCATGTGGCGATAAAGGCCCCCACTAATAGCGGAAGCCTTTTTTACAATTATAAG AAGCCGGTGCGCTTTTTGAACGCTTTTTCGCACAGTACTCTTGGAAAACGCCTACTTCTGGATGAGCTGCCGTTTCCAGAGGACAAAGTGATAAACGGGAACCGAACTCCCTACTTCATAATCGGCGATGATGCGTTTCCCCTTCATAAGCGCATTATGAAGCCATACAGTGGAAAGGACCTGCATCGAAAGGAGCGCATTTTCAACTATAGGCTGAGTCGTGCTCGCCGTTGCGAATTGAGAATGCATTTGGAATTTTTAGTGCACGGTGGATGGCTGTGCAACGCACTTTGCTGA
- the LOC139354092 gene encoding putative nuclease HARBI1 isoform X4 codes for MWKTKDSSFTFAVGMAMCIAAAEQEEAEKRTQRRKYWVSPYLKERSFKGRYASDFQNLVNTPSMFFENFHMPESSFNALFGLVEQHLIPKRNTRPDAIPLKAKLAIVLEFLASGDLQRHVGSTYRISKQHFGVILDQVCTAIWTALQGEFPKWTTDNMLRWAKDFEDEWNFPNCLGAVDGKHVAIKAPTNSGSLFYNYKGFHSIVLMAICDAHYRFTYIEAGALFERFFAQYSWKTPTSG; via the exons ATGTGGAAGACCAAGGACTCAAGCTTTACCTTTGCAGTAGGCATGGCGATGTGCATTGCCGCAGCAGAGCAGGAGGAGGCGGAAAAAAGGACACAGAGGCGGAAATATTGGGTGAGCCCGTATCTCAAGGAACGCTCGTTTAAAGGCCGCTATGCTTCAGAC TTTCAGAACTTGGTTAACACCCCATCCATGTTCTTCGAGAACTTTCACATGCCGGAAAGCAGCTTCAACGCACTCTTTGGATTGGTGGAGCAACACCTTATCCCCAAAAGGAACACCCGGCCAGATGCCATACCGCTAAAAGCGAAGTTGGCCATCGTTTTGGa ATTTCTTGCTTCTGGAGATCTGCAACGCCATGTTGGATCCACTTATCGGATCAGCAAGCAACATTTCGGTGTCATCCTCGACCAGGTTTGCACAGCAATTTGGACTGCGTTGCAAGGGGAATTTCCGAAGTGGACCACCGATAACATGCTGAGGTGGGCGAAAGACTTTGAAGACGAATGGAACTTTCCAAACTGTCTTGGTGCCGTCGACGGGAAGCATGTGGCGATAAAGGCCCCCACTAATAGCGGAAGCCTTTTTTACAATTATAAG GGATTTCATTCGATTGTGCTTATGGCAATCTGCGACGCTCACTACCGATTCACTTACATAGAAGCCGGTGCGCTTTTTGAACGCTTTTTCGCACAGTACTCTTGGAAAACGCCTACTTCTGGATGA